From the Methanooceanicella nereidis genome, one window contains:
- a CDS encoding acetylserotonin O-methyltransferase encodes MLKIRDPVKIMDIELMPENIRELLKYRKLFEVVKLSVETGLYSHMDTPKTVSDLSEATGIEPGFLERLLKALGKFGYVQILKDGDKIAYVNTPVSDQYLNSDSLTYIGTKVFEDIETGTLLQNYIREGPATVTITNDFWSPELLEWIASMSLTGGVQSTVSVVDLSGRKKMLDIGGGHGLYSIFFTKKYPGLRSYVLDLPQVAELTKNYIAKFNAEGQVEAIPGDYHDLKTAEKYDVVLVSNVTSSLEDFKYLMSLSYELLEKGGLIVLRNYVSDLADDWSSLVALERFSRRGKDSFSSVQIMDALKGAGFATIKKLYSAEGILILQAEKP; translated from the coding sequence ATGCTTAAGATACGGGATCCGGTGAAAATAATGGATATAGAGCTGATGCCTGAAAACATTAGAGAACTTTTAAAATATAGAAAATTATTCGAAGTCGTAAAACTTTCCGTCGAAACAGGCCTGTACTCCCATATGGATACGCCTAAGACAGTGAGCGATCTATCGGAAGCGACAGGCATCGAGCCTGGATTTTTGGAGCGCCTCCTGAAAGCCCTGGGCAAATTCGGATACGTCCAAATACTCAAGGATGGCGATAAGATCGCTTATGTAAATACCCCTGTTTCGGACCAGTACCTGAACAGCGATAGCCTCACATATATCGGTACAAAGGTATTCGAGGATATTGAGACAGGGACGCTGCTACAAAATTATATCAGGGAAGGCCCGGCGACTGTTACTATCACCAATGATTTCTGGTCTCCGGAACTTTTAGAATGGATCGCGTCGATGTCTTTAACTGGCGGGGTACAGTCTACCGTCAGCGTAGTCGACCTGTCAGGCCGCAAAAAGATGCTGGACATAGGCGGAGGCCACGGCCTATACAGCATATTTTTTACGAAAAAATACCCGGGATTGAGGTCGTATGTACTGGACCTGCCACAGGTGGCCGAACTGACAAAAAACTACATAGCAAAATTTAACGCCGAGGGGCAGGTGGAAGCGATACCGGGTGATTATCACGATCTTAAAACGGCAGAAAAATATGACGTCGTGCTAGTATCTAATGTGACGTCGTCCCTGGAAGATTTCAAGTATCTGATGTCATTATCGTATGAACTTCTTGAAAAGGGCGGCCTTATAGTCCTCAGGAACTATGTTTCTGACCTGGCTGATGACTGGTCATCGCTCGTCGCTCTCGAAAGATTTTCAAGGCGAGGCAAGGACAGCTTTTCATCCGTGCAAATAATGGATGCGCTAAAGGGGGCAGGATTCGCTACTATAAAAAAACTATACTCAGCAGAGGGTATTCTGATATTACAGGCTGAAAAACCATGA
- a CDS encoding DUF2225 domain-containing protein, which translates to MTTLQSYRLTCPLCGNMFETELITSTNSFGRFHSDFYREASGKQPICYFVHTCTNCGYTGYDGDFQPQDFSTEFRHLVSENITPEVKDKKINIHGNFYLAALCAEWRGASPQSLGRIYHMGAWCERVRGEKEKEKFFLGKAAEYFEKALDAKEPSKESRAIFVYLIGDIHRRLGNLEKANQWYAKVEQTVKEYGGDDKIVEYAKRQISEPVDIFS; encoded by the coding sequence ATGACCACCTTACAGTCTTACAGGTTAACGTGCCCCCTTTGCGGAAATATGTTCGAGACAGAATTGATCACGTCCACCAACTCATTCGGCAGGTTCCACTCCGATTTTTATAGAGAGGCGAGCGGGAAACAGCCTATCTGTTACTTTGTACATACGTGCACGAACTGTGGCTATACAGGATACGACGGCGATTTTCAGCCGCAGGACTTTTCGACTGAGTTCAGGCACCTGGTAAGCGAGAATATCACTCCCGAGGTCAAGGATAAGAAGATCAATATCCATGGTAATTTTTATCTTGCGGCGCTTTGCGCCGAATGGCGCGGTGCGTCGCCTCAGTCTTTAGGCCGCATATACCATATGGGAGCCTGGTGCGAAAGGGTAAGAGGCGAGAAGGAAAAGGAAAAATTCTTCCTGGGCAAAGCTGCCGAATATTTTGAGAAAGCCCTTGATGCAAAAGAGCCTTCAAAGGAGAGCAGAGCGATATTCGTCTATCTTATTGGCGATATTCACAGGAGGCTCGGAAACCTGGAGAAGGCGAACCAGTGGTACGCGAAAGTGGAACAGACAGTCAAAGAATATGGCGGGGACGATAAGATCGTTGAATACGCAAAGCGCCAGATTTCAGAGCCTGTAGACATATTTTCATAA
- a CDS encoding AsnC family transcriptional regulator: protein MDEQDFKILRLLCRDSRISYEKIGSELGIAPEVAINRIFRMRDVGVISEYRLNVNPLMFGFRTAIINAEAYRPSCKQKDIRALRRMDRVSTMMECAGRYYSVSILYGDEKDLRAQVDAVRAKISPSKVLSVLRPREPSISSLNLTGQDWRIIEYLLDDPRASEDKMSRDMGINVRTIQRRLERMITGGIVCSTVVVQPRLFEGLISYRFNILFNGAGKDAYADVIPSLNNYWYSLRLDSPEGVIVDLYRESISGIEEDIAIVKGISSVKDVTYTVPTRVITNDVLIRRKVIEAVFNKENV, encoded by the coding sequence GTGGATGAGCAGGATTTTAAGATATTGCGGCTATTATGCAGGGACTCAAGGATATCTTATGAAAAAATAGGCAGCGAGCTTGGAATCGCGCCCGAGGTCGCCATCAACCGGATATTCAGGATGCGTGACGTCGGAGTGATAAGCGAATACAGGCTCAACGTAAATCCATTGATGTTTGGCTTCAGGACAGCCATCATAAACGCCGAAGCATACCGCCCTTCATGCAAGCAAAAAGATATACGCGCTTTACGCCGGATGGACCGCGTCTCCACCATGATGGAATGCGCCGGAAGGTATTACTCCGTATCTATTCTCTACGGTGATGAAAAAGACCTCCGGGCGCAGGTAGACGCTGTAAGGGCAAAGATAAGCCCTTCGAAGGTCCTCAGCGTTTTAAGGCCAAGGGAGCCGTCGATCTCTTCTTTGAACCTCACAGGCCAGGACTGGCGCATAATAGAATACTTACTGGATGACCCAAGGGCATCCGAGGATAAGATGTCGAGGGACATGGGCATAAATGTCCGCACCATACAAAGGCGGCTGGAAAGAATGATCACCGGAGGCATAGTCTGCTCTACCGTGGTCGTACAGCCCAGGCTGTTCGAGGGCCTTATCTCGTATCGCTTTAATATTTTATTCAACGGCGCCGGAAAGGACGCTTACGCGGATGTCATCCCAAGCCTTAACAACTACTGGTACTCGCTGAGGCTCGATTCTCCCGAAGGCGTTATCGTCGACCTGTACCGGGAAAGCATCAGCGGCATCGAAGAGGACATCGCCATAGTTAAAGGCATAAGTAGCGTAAAAGATGTGACCTATACAGTTCCCACACGCGTCATCACCAATGACGTTTTAATAAGGCGAAAGGTCATCGAAGCCGTGTTCAATAAAGAGAACGTATAG
- a CDS encoding cobalt-precorrin-7 (C(5))-methyltransferase — protein sequence MKIVGVGCGPGMLTMAALCEIRCAKTIYGSGRAIELIKDYIPEYCDVHEIEDYGNLKEISDDSILLSTGDPMLAGLGSLNGEVVPGISSMQVAFARLKIRMTDSIIINAHGKDHVKAINDTIEELGRGRNVFLIADPGFNVKMIANSLIKYYPDVSISVCEELGYDTERITTGTPHSPPENRSDLFAIVIRK from the coding sequence ATGAAGATCGTCGGGGTGGGCTGCGGGCCGGGAATGCTGACGATGGCCGCTCTCTGCGAGATAAGGTGCGCTAAAACAATATACGGATCGGGCAGAGCGATAGAACTTATCAAAGACTATATACCGGAATACTGCGACGTTCACGAGATAGAGGACTATGGGAATTTAAAGGAAATATCCGATGACTCGATACTGCTTTCCACCGGAGACCCGATGCTGGCAGGCCTTGGATCCCTCAATGGCGAGGTCGTTCCGGGGATATCATCCATGCAGGTCGCTTTTGCGCGTCTTAAGATAAGGATGACAGATTCTATTATCATCAACGCCCATGGAAAAGACCATGTAAAGGCAATAAATGATACGATAGAAGAGCTGGGCAGGGGTAGGAACGTATTCTTGATAGCTGATCCGGGTTTTAATGTTAAAATGATCGCTAATAGCCTGATAAAATACTATCCTGATGTCAGCATATCGGTCTGCGAAGAACTTGGATATGATACGGAAAGAATAACGACAGGGACGCCGCACTCGCCTCCTGAAAACAGGTCGGATCTTTTTGCGATCGTGATCAGAAAATAG
- a CDS encoding cobalt-precorrin-5B (C(1))-methyltransferase, with amino-acid sequence MVRDPVTDFEYPDVWVCACKCPELMDDVKTGLCVLTSSGDVLRRGYSTGATAAAACKAAVMSLKSENASVDVDLPGGRRISVKVNANKGCASAYKYSGDYKGDVTSGAEFRAVARFSKRGITLNAGKGIGRFSRDTPRYARGTPAISTAAMEYIMKAIEDAVNEIGANGVEVYLFIPSGEEIATKTLNYKLGILGGISVAGTTGLVEPWDDHAEESIAERLKGHDKVVITTGRTGLRASRRIFPEHEAVLVGTRIKHALECAEGEIILCGLPALILKFINPRILDENGFNTVEEMSTSPEWHFIIDENLRSFKMRIPSVRTVLIDRDCKVIGDSG; translated from the coding sequence ATGGTAAGAGACCCTGTGACGGACTTTGAGTACCCTGATGTATGGGTATGTGCCTGTAAATGCCCCGAACTCATGGACGATGTCAAGACGGGCCTCTGCGTCCTCACATCTTCCGGTGACGTACTGAGAAGAGGATACAGTACAGGCGCTACGGCTGCGGCGGCCTGTAAGGCAGCCGTGATGTCATTAAAGTCAGAAAATGCTTCGGTGGACGTCGATCTTCCGGGCGGGCGGAGAATAAGCGTCAAGGTAAATGCGAATAAGGGATGTGCTTCGGCATACAAATATTCCGGTGACTACAAAGGCGATGTGACTTCAGGTGCGGAGTTTCGGGCTGTCGCCAGATTTTCGAAAAGAGGGATAACCCTCAACGCGGGAAAAGGGATAGGACGATTTTCTAGAGATACTCCCAGATATGCCAGAGGAACGCCGGCCATAAGCACGGCAGCGATGGAGTATATCATGAAGGCAATAGAGGATGCCGTTAATGAAATTGGCGCAAATGGCGTCGAAGTGTATCTGTTCATTCCATCTGGAGAAGAGATAGCGACCAAGACCCTTAACTATAAGCTCGGAATTTTGGGAGGCATATCAGTGGCGGGCACCACCGGACTTGTCGAGCCCTGGGACGACCACGCTGAGGAGTCAATAGCAGAAAGGCTAAAAGGCCACGATAAGGTGGTCATTACTACAGGCAGGACCGGGCTTAGAGCCTCCAGAAGAATATTCCCGGAACATGAAGCCGTGCTGGTGGGCACCAGGATAAAACATGCCCTGGAATGCGCGGAAGGCGAAATAATACTATGCGGGCTTCCTGCGTTGATCTTAAAGTTCATAAATCCCCGGATCCTGGATGAGAACGGTTTCAATACCGTGGAGGAGATGAGCACGTCCCCTGAATGGCATTTCATAATAGATGAAAATCTGAGATCATTCAAGATGAGAATACCGTCCGTCAGGACCGTCCTGATCGACCGCGACTGTAAAGTGATAGGTGACAGCGGATGA
- a CDS encoding precorrin-8X methylmutase, protein MPRGSSHREDTTENTYIDPGAVTGEAYEISCKSRTLARSIVGNSGAEDRIRQRCSVAVGDFAMAGLLRFNNDPVNAGIEALEKKAPIYTDIRMVQAGILKKLHDSEIRCVLDFGGELAAERDITRTSAGFISLGNKIEGSIVVIGNAPSSLLTVCDMISRGIRPALVIGHPVGFVNAAESKEILRSIDVPSVSTEGTRGGTPVAVASINEIIVMYHEACNGKRPCDGL, encoded by the coding sequence ATGCCGAGAGGATCATCACACCGAGAGGATACCACAGAAAATACATATATTGACCCGGGGGCCGTGACCGGGGAGGCTTACGAAATATCTTGCAAGAGCAGGACGCTCGCCAGGAGCATAGTCGGGAACTCGGGGGCGGAAGACCGCATAAGGCAGCGTTGTTCAGTGGCTGTCGGAGATTTTGCGATGGCCGGTCTGTTAAGGTTCAATAACGATCCGGTGAACGCCGGGATTGAGGCACTGGAAAAGAAAGCGCCGATATACACCGACATCAGGATGGTGCAAGCAGGTATCCTGAAAAAGCTGCACGACAGCGAGATAAGGTGCGTGCTCGACTTTGGCGGGGAGCTTGCCGCGGAAAGAGACATCACCAGGACATCAGCAGGCTTCATATCGCTGGGGAATAAGATAGAAGGCTCTATCGTGGTCATTGGGAACGCCCCCTCATCCCTGTTGACTGTCTGCGATATGATAAGCCGTGGGATCAGGCCTGCGCTTGTGATCGGGCATCCTGTCGGGTTCGTGAACGCTGCTGAATCAAAAGAGATACTGCGCTCGATCGACGTACCATCAGTATCCACAGAGGGCACTAGAGGTGGCACTCCTGTAGCTGTGGCATCGATCAATGAGATAATAGTCATGTACCATGAGGCATGCAATGGTAAGAGACCCTGTGACGGACTTTGA
- the cobJ gene encoding precorrin-3B C(17)-methyltransferase: protein MEKSPSLSQDKGRLYIVGTGPGDIDHMTPAAIGAIKESDYVIGNSLYIEMLEPLLEGKEVIKSTMGEEIDRAKKAAELSKSAVVSIVSGGDPGVYGMAGIVLEMLERTGYEANVEVIPGVTAATAAASLLGSPLSGDHVTISLSNLLTPWEVIEKRLELAFSMGVPVAIYNPKSRGRPHNFGIAMDIALKKLSPDTPVGIVKDAYRDGEQLIITKLGDISMDDEAVDMHSIVIVGGEESRIWRSVNAERIITPRGYHRKYIY from the coding sequence ATGGAAAAGTCACCATCGCTATCGCAAGATAAAGGGAGACTGTATATAGTCGGCACCGGGCCGGGCGATATAGATCATATGACCCCGGCAGCCATCGGAGCGATAAAAGAGTCCGATTATGTCATAGGTAATTCGCTATACATTGAGATGCTGGAACCTTTGCTGGAAGGCAAGGAGGTCATTAAAAGTACGATGGGAGAGGAGATAGACAGGGCAAAAAAGGCCGCAGAGCTGTCAAAGTCGGCAGTCGTATCAATCGTGAGCGGCGGAGATCCCGGCGTCTACGGAATGGCAGGCATCGTGCTGGAGATGCTTGAAAGGACCGGTTATGAGGCAAACGTGGAGGTCATACCGGGCGTGACCGCGGCCACGGCCGCTGCTTCCTTACTAGGATCGCCGCTTTCCGGGGACCATGTAACTATCAGCCTCTCAAACCTGCTGACGCCATGGGAAGTCATAGAGAAAAGGCTGGAACTGGCATTCTCCATGGGAGTCCCCGTAGCTATCTATAACCCGAAGAGCAGGGGAAGGCCGCATAATTTCGGCATTGCCATGGATATCGCACTGAAAAAATTAAGCCCGGACACGCCGGTGGGCATCGTCAAGGATGCTTACAGGGACGGAGAGCAGTTGATCATCACAAAGCTTGGCGATATAAGCATGGACGATGAAGCCGTGGACATGCATTCCATCGTCATAGTCGGAGGAGAAGAGAGCAGGATATGGAGGTCGGTAAATGCCGAGAGGATCATCACACCGAGAGGATACCACAGAAAATACATATATTGA
- the cbiG gene encoding cobalt-precorrin 5A hydrolase — MSDTVVISLERFAGNAEKIVKFLEADYIEYSPEAFCRAFEKYTGIVALMSAGIAVRKIAPLLKDKWVDPAVVVVSPDMRFSVPVSGGHHGANDLAKKLSGMGICPVITTATETAGKSSVEGIASAHEYEVLNKDSTRYVNASILDSDVPVHMINSPGIVMAGPGVSILVKKGEYVIGVGCRKGVSPEEVVSSIRNGLEDAGICEDEVLAYATTVKKRYEKGLLEAMEILSGNLVFLDDNTINMQNVKSASKATRLGLLGVAEPCALALSKKKDLIMEKKAYGKVTIAIAR; from the coding sequence ATGAGCGATACGGTCGTCATATCACTGGAAAGGTTCGCCGGTAACGCGGAAAAGATCGTAAAGTTCCTGGAAGCCGACTATATTGAATATTCTCCGGAAGCTTTCTGCAGGGCGTTCGAGAAGTATACGGGCATCGTAGCGTTGATGTCAGCCGGAATAGCGGTAAGAAAGATAGCGCCGCTGCTGAAGGATAAATGGGTCGACCCCGCGGTAGTCGTGGTAAGTCCGGACATGAGGTTTTCCGTGCCCGTATCGGGCGGTCATCATGGCGCGAACGACCTGGCTAAAAAGCTTTCAGGAATGGGTATCTGTCCGGTGATAACTACAGCGACCGAGACCGCGGGAAAAAGTTCTGTAGAAGGTATTGCTTCCGCACACGAATATGAGGTACTTAACAAGGATTCCACGAGATACGTCAACGCCTCTATACTGGACTCGGACGTTCCGGTGCATATGATCAACAGTCCCGGCATCGTCATGGCAGGCCCGGGCGTCTCCATACTCGTAAAAAAAGGAGAGTATGTGATCGGTGTCGGATGCAGAAAAGGTGTTTCGCCGGAAGAGGTAGTATCGTCTATCAGGAATGGCCTGGAAGATGCGGGAATATGTGAGGACGAAGTACTGGCCTACGCGACGACCGTGAAGAAACGATATGAGAAAGGCCTGCTCGAAGCTATGGAAATCCTGTCAGGGAACCTTGTGTTCCTGGATGATAATACCATCAACATGCAAAACGTAAAGAGTGCCTCAAAAGCTACAAGACTGGGGCTTTTAGGGGTCGCAGAGCCATGTGCTCTGGCACTGTCGAAAAAGAAGGACCTGATAATGGAGAAAAAAGCATATGGAAAAGTCACCATCGCTATCGCAAGATAA
- the cobM gene encoding precorrin-4 C(11)-methyltransferase: protein MEKIYFVGAGPGDPGLITVKGMELLKSADVLIYAGSLVNPELVNMSPAPLKMDSWGMSLEELVSAMESNARAGKLVIRLHSGDPSLYGAIVEQIAELKRKDIEVEVVPGVSSMFAAASALQTQLTLRGVSESVIITRPAGATLKEDNIREFSRCGKTMVIFLGTEKMEDVMSKLECPKETPVAVVYHASWPDQKIVKGTVADICRKSKEAGIERTALIIIGGIVDPSGSYERSLLYS, encoded by the coding sequence ATGGAAAAGATATATTTCGTAGGCGCAGGTCCGGGCGACCCCGGGCTTATCACGGTCAAAGGAATGGAACTCCTAAAGAGCGCGGATGTCCTCATATATGCGGGCTCCCTGGTGAACCCGGAGCTCGTGAACATGTCACCGGCGCCGTTAAAGATGGACAGCTGGGGAATGAGCCTTGAAGAGCTGGTATCGGCCATGGAGTCTAATGCAAGGGCGGGAAAGCTAGTGATCAGGCTGCACAGCGGAGACCCGTCGCTATACGGAGCCATAGTAGAGCAGATAGCCGAACTCAAGCGTAAGGACATTGAGGTGGAAGTCGTTCCGGGTGTGTCTTCGATGTTCGCCGCCGCGTCCGCACTGCAAACGCAGCTCACTCTCAGGGGAGTTTCTGAGTCTGTCATTATCACAAGGCCGGCAGGCGCTACTTTAAAAGAAGATAACATAAGAGAATTTTCCAGATGCGGAAAGACAATGGTCATTTTTCTGGGCACGGAGAAGATGGAAGACGTAATGAGTAAGCTGGAATGCCCGAAGGAAACTCCCGTCGCCGTAGTATATCATGCTTCATGGCCTGACCAAAAAATTGTGAAGGGCACAGTGGCCGACATTTGCAGGAAGTCTAAAGAGGCGGGTATAGAGCGTACGGCTTTGATAATCATCGGCGGGATAGTGGACCCGTCGGGCAGTTATGAAAGGTCGCTGCTATACTCATGA
- a CDS encoding cobalt-factor II C(20)-methyltransferase, translating to MLIGLGLGPGNPELLTLRAVRLLKDADKVFVPGKMAYDLVSPYCEAEILDFPMTSDEDRIRKCMEENLEKITPVGRNGLAVLGMIGDPNFYSTFWRLCAVMKDSYPDIEYRTEPGISSITAFASIAGVSVSGGFIVTDGGDPDSKIILKVRKPAETAAILREEGFKEFMLVERIFMDGQKVYSGDKLPESSDYFSIMYARR from the coding sequence ATGCTGATAGGACTTGGCCTCGGCCCGGGAAACCCCGAGTTGCTGACGCTGCGCGCTGTCAGGCTGCTGAAGGATGCGGATAAGGTGTTCGTCCCCGGCAAGATGGCCTATGATCTTGTCTCGCCCTATTGCGAGGCGGAGATACTTGATTTCCCGATGACATCGGACGAGGACCGTATCAGGAAATGCATGGAAGAGAATCTTGAAAAGATAACTCCTGTCGGTCGAAATGGCCTGGCTGTCCTTGGGATGATAGGAGACCCTAATTTCTATTCGACCTTCTGGAGGCTTTGCGCGGTCATGAAGGATTCATACCCCGACATTGAATACAGGACCGAGCCCGGCATCAGTTCCATAACGGCATTCGCTTCGATAGCCGGGGTGTCGGTATCAGGAGGATTCATCGTGACCGATGGCGGCGACCCTGACTCGAAGATCATACTGAAGGTCCGTAAGCCTGCGGAGACCGCGGCAATACTGAGAGAGGAAGGATTCAAGGAGTTCATGCTTGTCGAAAGGATATTCATGGACGGCCAGAAGGTCTACTCCGGGGACAAACTGCCGGAGTCGAGCGATTATTTCAGCATTATGTACGCGAGGCGTTAA
- a CDS encoding bifunctional cobalt-precorrin-7 (C(5))-methyltransferase/cobalt-precorrin-6B (C(15))-methyltransferase: MKLKGGPTQDEIMAISLYKLGLKKGDVFADIGCGTGKVSIDASKLANKVYAIDRRDEAIEYAKTLAASSGAAGIEFLKGNALEFLGPIECLDCAFVGGSKDLEKVLELLSAKVKGNIVVNAVMPDTLKTAVDTMRRLGIFKEAINVQVSRSYDIAGGFMFKPIDPVYIIVGGRR, from the coding sequence ATGAAACTAAAGGGCGGACCTACTCAAGACGAAATAATGGCCATATCGCTGTATAAACTAGGGCTTAAGAAAGGCGACGTTTTTGCCGATATAGGATGCGGCACGGGAAAAGTATCGATAGATGCTTCAAAGCTCGCGAATAAGGTATACGCTATAGACCGCAGGGACGAGGCTATAGAGTATGCTAAAACGCTGGCCGCATCTTCCGGCGCTGCCGGGATCGAGTTCCTGAAGGGAAACGCTCTGGAATTCCTGGGGCCTATAGAGTGTCTGGACTGCGCTTTTGTGGGCGGTTCGAAAGACCTTGAAAAAGTACTGGAGCTTCTTTCGGCTAAAGTAAAAGGCAACATAGTCGTCAACGCAGTCATGCCGGATACCCTTAAGACTGCGGTGGATACGATGCGGAGGCTGGGCATATTCAAAGAGGCGATCAACGTACAGGTCTCGAGGTCATATGATATTGCGGGAGGCTTCATGTTCAAGCCCATAGACCCCGTCTACATCATAGTAGGAGGAAGACGATAA